The following coding sequences are from one Lolium rigidum isolate FL_2022 chromosome 6, APGP_CSIRO_Lrig_0.1, whole genome shotgun sequence window:
- the LOC124662348 gene encoding crossover junction endonuclease MUS81-like translates to MAPPSLPKKREVRLPENEELAGKLLEKYRSMTADQPGSLPEPVRVALSAAYRGLCASKEPIRTLRDLRCTKGVGPWAILVMVDSFPAISPDLSPQQGKKRKYVPRKKSSAYAIVITLYRAMRRGNDSLMKQELIDAAEVSGLSAYGIGPSNTRAKLGSSIKTLISKALVVKWSNPAKYMLTEEGKKTARDCLARSGLDDTAGPLTRNSEKVVLSDSDCDEPYPCDSDCGEPYHFDSDCYEPYPCDSDCDEPYPCDSDSDEPAMDQWWCSVDNIRLQCRIPVKIQHLLPGHTIRIGRHKVYVG, encoded by the exons ATggcgccgccgtcgctgccgaAGAAGCGCGAGGTCCGCCTCCCGGAGAACGAGGAGCTCGCGGGCAAGCTCCTCGAGAAGTACCGCTCGATGACGGCGGATCAGCCGGGCAGCCTACCGGAGCCTGTGCGCGTCGCGCTCTCCGCCGCCTACCGCGGCCTATGCGCCTCCAAGGAGCCCATCCGGACCCTCCGCGACCTGCGCTGCACAAA GGGCGTTGGACCTTGGGCCATTCTCGTCATGGTAGACTCCTTTCCTGCGATCAGCCCAGATTTGTCTCCTCAACAAG GGAAGAAAAGGAAATATGTGCCACGGAAGAAATCCTCTGCTTATGCAATAGTGATCACACTCTACAG GGCAATGAGAAGAGGAAACGATTCTCTGATGAAGCAGGAGCTTATTGATGCCGCTGAAGTCTCTGGTCTATCAGCATATGGTATCGG CCCAAGCAACACTAGAGCAAAACTGGGGAGCAGCATAAAGACATTAATTTCTAAAGCACTGGTTGTGAAGTGGAGTAACCCTGCAAA GTATATGCTAACAGAAGAAGGTAAAAAGACTGCTCGTGATTGTCTCGCACGGTCTGGATTAGATGATACTGCCGGACCTTTGACCCGTAATTCTGAAAAAGTTGTTCTGAGTGATTCAGATTGTGATGAACCATATCCCTGCGATTCAGATTGTGGTGAACCATATCACTTTGATTCAGACTGTTATGAACCATATCCCTGTGATTCAGATTGTGATGAACCATATCCCTGTGATTCAGATTCGGATGAACCTGCAATGGACCAATG GTGGTGTAGTGTTGATAACATACGCTTGCAGTGTCGTATACCTGTTAAG ATCCAACACTTGCTTCCTGGACATACTATTCGGATTGGACGCCATAAAGTGTATGTGGGTTGA